TGCGTCAGGTCACGCGCCGTCTCAACGAGGATTGCCGACGGTCAGCCTCCTGGGGCGGGCACTTGGCGTCTCAGATCGCTCCCTCTGTATCTTGGCTGGGACCCGGGCGCAGCTGTCCCGCCCATGGCGGCGCCTGCGCCCGGATCACTTTGAGACCGGTCCTCTGCAGGGAGAGCAGCTCCTTCTCGGGCAGCTCCCAGTCCGTGATCAGGATGTCGACTTGGCTCAGGGGCGCCGCCGAGGCGAAGCAGCTCTTGCCAATCTTGGAGCTGTCAGCGAGGACGATGGCCTGCTTCGAGTTGGCGATCATCGCCGCGCGAACCTCCGCCTCGGAGAGGTCCGTGGTGGTCAATCCCCTCGCCGGCGTGAGGCCCGTGGTGCTGATGAAGGCCTTGTCTGCGTACAGCTCCCCCAGCACCCGCGTGGCCAACGGCCCGACCAGGTGTCCCCTCCCCTTCTGGAAGGTGCCGCCGAGCACGATGATCTCGACGCCCTGCAGGCTCTGCAGGACGGGAATGTGGCCCAGGTCATTGACCACCACCGTCAGTCCCCTCTTGGCCTTCAGCAGCCGGGCAAGCTGCAGGACCGTCGTGCCCGCGTCGAGGATGATCGTGTCTCCGTCGTCGATCAACCGGAGAGCCTCGCGGGCAATCGCCTGCTTGTGTTCGATCCGCTTGCTCTCCCGCTGCGAGGTCGGCAGGTCGAAGCGGGCCTGCGTTACCGGGATTGCCCCTCCGTGGGTGCGGACCAGCAAGCCTTGCCTCTCAAGCGCCCGGAGGTCCTGTCGAATCGTCACATCCGACAGGCCGAAGCGGACGCTCAGGTCCTTGACCCAGACCTTCTGGCTCTCTTCCAGGAGCTCCAGGATGCGTCGATGGCGCTCCTCGGCGAACAGAGGGCTCTTCGCCCGCTCGGCCGAGCCCTTCTCCGCAGCGCTGGCATCCCTACTCGACGGGGCCTGCATTGACCGACTCCCTGCCCTGTGTTGGGCCCTCCGAACTTCCACGGCCGTGGCCGATCTCCACAACCACCTTGATGAACGAATCCTTTCGACCCAGGACGAGGTCGAAGGCCTGCGGCGCCTCTTCCAGGCTGAAACGGTGGGTGATCAGGCTGCGCAACCGTTCCTGGTCCCGGGCCACGTACTCGACGGCTTGCGCCCACTCCAATCCCGGGAAGGGGGTCCCGTAGGACATCCAAGCGCCTGTCAGGCTGAGCTCCTTCCGCATCACCTGATCGACGAGGTCCGGGGAGAGCACCAGGTCCTCGTGCGGCGTGCCGACGAGGACGATCCGGCCTCGTTTGGCTGCCATCCTCAGGGCGCGGCTTTGCGCGAGGGCGCTGCCCGAGCAGTCCACGATCACGTCGGCACCCCGGCCCGACGTCCTCTCCAGCACGACCTCGCTTGCTTCCGCGGCAGACACGTCCACGACCTGGTCCACCCCCAAGAGCTTCGCGAAGCGGAGCCTTTTGCCGACCTTGTCGGTAGCGATCACCGGACAGGCGCCCAGCACTCGGGCCGCGTAGACGGTCAACAGCCCGATCGCCCCGCTTCCCAGCACGACCACGGACTTGCCCGAGACGTCACCCGCCTTGCGCAGCGCGTGGAACGCAACGCTCAACGGCTCCACGAGGGTCGCCGTGATCAGGTCGACTCCCTCCGGCAGGCGCACGAGGTTCTTGGCCGGCACGGACAGGTACTCGGCCATCCCTCCGTGGCGCCGGGAACCGATGAAGCTGTACGACTCGCACAGGCCGTAATCTCCCGCTGCGCAATAGGAGCACCGGTGACAGGGTATTAGGGGGATGACCACCACAGGGTCGCCGGGGGTGAGATCGCGGAAGCGCGCGCCGGCATCGATCACCTCTCCGGTGCACTCGTGGCCGGGAACGAGGTTGTCCCACCGGGGGCTGCGGCTAGCAAGCCGGAAGGCGTCCGAGCCGCAGATCCCACATGCCCGAACCCGCACCAGCACCTCATCCTCGCCGGGGGCCGGGACTTCCATCTCCGTCACCGATACCGAGCCGGGCGCGACCTTCACGGCTCCTCGCATTTTCACAGGAGTCTGGTCCCCTTTCGGGCCAGGCGTCTCCAGTGGCTTTCCACGGCGGCGATCGACCGAGCCAAAACGACCTCCTCGCTCATGTTCGCCTGCGCCCCCGGCTCGAGCACCAGCTCACCGGAGTAGCCCAGGGCCCCCAGCGTCTCGAAGAAGGCATCCCAGTCCAGGACCCCGTCGCCCGGCGCCAGGTGTTCGTCGCTGGCGAACGGGTTGTCAGGCTTCGGCCCGTGGTTATCCGACAAGTGGATCGACTTCACCAGAGGGAAGAGCCGCTTCAGCGACTCGGAGGGGTCGTGCCCGTTCACCAGGGCATGCCCGGTGTCGAAGCAGATCCCGACCCTGGGACTCGCCACCTGCTCCACCAGGCTGAGCAGCTCATCGGCGGAGTGGCCGAAGACGGCAGGCCCGAACCGCGGCAGGTTCTCCAGCAGCAGATCGAGGTGCTCCCGGTCAGCCGCGGCCGCCAGCTCCGCCACCGCCTCCACCAGCCGCTCTCTTGCGCCGTAGCGCGAGTCGGCCACCTCGTACCCGGCATGGAGCACCGCCGAGCTCGCACCGACGGCCGAGGCGACGCGGAGTCCCCGCTTGAGCCTGTCGAGCGCGTCGCGGTATTTCGGTTCGCTAGCGAGCACGATCTCCTCCTTGGGTAGGTGGAAGCCGGTTACCTGAAGTCGCCTCTCGACAACCAGCGCCCTCAACTGCTCCGGATCCTCGTCGGGACGCCAGTGGGTGTATTCCCCTCCGAAGATCTCCACTCTGCTCACACCGCCAGCCGCCAGGCGGGACAGCGCTGCGCTGAGCGGAAGGTGGTTGTACAGGTAAGTGGACACGGATATCCGCTTCTCCATGGCTGGTTGCCCTCCTATCGCGCAACGCAGGCTCCATGCGAACCGAATGGGCCGTACAGCACAAGGGGTCGCCGCGAGCGACCATGACCCGGCCCCGCAGTGTCCCGGCAACGCATCGCGGTCTACTCCTTCACAGCGCCAGCAGCCAATCCGCTGACGAAGTACTTCTCAAGGTACAGGAACAGCGCCACCATCGGGAGCGAGCCCAAGGTGGTGACAGCCATGATGTCCCCCCACGACACCCGCAGGGATCCGGCGTACAGCTGCGCTCCAACCGTAACGGTGAAGTTCTCCGGAGAGGTCATGAAGGTGCTCACGAACAGGAACTCGCTCCAAACCCGGACGAACGAGTACAGCACCGCCGCGCCGATGCCCGGAAGCGAGAGCGGAAGGATGATGGAGTGCAGGATTCGCAAAGTTGAACAGCCGTCGATCTCTGCTGACTCGTCGACCGCGGCGGGAATCCCGTCGAAGAAGCCTTTGAGTATCCATACGGAGAACGGCAGGATGTACGCGAGATCCGCAATGATGATTGAGAAGAGCTTGTTGAGCAATCCCACCCGCGCAAAGATCATGTACATCGGGATGATCAGGAGCGTGAGCGGCATCATGCGGGTCACCAGCAGCGAGTAGCCGGCCACGATACCCCAGCGGAACCGGAACCTGGACAGAGCATAGGCTGCGGGTACTGAGACCAGGATGCACAGCAGCGACGTCACTATGCCCACCAACATTGTGTTGAGCAGCCACCGGCCGACTGGGCTTTCGTGCCAGATCCGCTGATAACGGCCGAGCTCCAGGTCACCCGACTGAATCAGCACAGAAGGTGGAGTCCTGTAAACAGACCCCTCTGGCGTGAGCGACGTCTTCACCATCCAGTAGATGGGAAAGAGCGCGACGACGCACAGGATCAGGAGCAGCAGGTAGGCGCCGGGTGTACGTCTGTTCATAGCCTTAGTAGAACTCCTTAGCAAGCCGCGAGAGCAGTGTGACCACGAGCAGCACGCTGATGATCAGGCTAACCGTCCCGAGGGCGCTGGCGTAGCCCATGCGGAAGTATTGGAAGGCGTTTTTGTAAATCGCCAGCGCAAGGGTTTCCGTGGCGCCAGCGGGCCCCCCGCCGGTGAGGACCGCCACGAGATCGTACTGCCTGAAGGACATGAGGGCGCTGAGGACGACGCTGACGCCGACGAGCGGTCGAAGCGCCGGCAAGGTCACGTACCAGAACTTCTGCCACCCGTTGGCCTGGTCAAGCTCGGCGGCCTCATACAGCTCCTTGGGGATCATCTCCAGCCCCGCGGAGACCGTGATAAGAAAGAACGGATACTCGTGCCAGATGCCGGTCACAATCAAGGCCACCAGCGCAGCGGACGGGTTGTGGAACCAGCGGACGGGAGTTGCTCCCACCAGGTGGAGCAGGTGGTTCACCACGCCGGACTGGGGCTCGAACATCCACTTCCAGATGAGGGCGACAATCGCCGGCGGGATCACCCACGGGAGCGCGAGGGCAGTGCGAAAAAGGCGCCTCCCCCGGACCACAGCCCGCAGCAAGACCGCAGTCGCCAGCCCCACGACCGATGCAGAGGCTGTGACGACGACGGTGTATGTGATGGTCGTGGCTAAGGCTCTCCAGAACGCGCCCGACGTCGCTAGCTCATGGTAGTTCCGCAGGCTTGCTGGCCCCGACATCACGGGGTTGTAGGTGGGCACGTCGAAGAGGCTCATACGCACCGCGACGACGATCGGGTAGACGAAGATCGCCGCTATGATAAGCGTGGCTGGTGCCAGCAACGCCAGAGCAACCCCGCGTTTTCGCCAGCGCATCGTACCCGTCAGGACCATCCCATGCATCCCCGTCCCATACCGAAGTGGCATCCCCCGTGGCGAGGAGGGGGACGCGCCAACCACGTCGACCCACGTCCCCAGTTGGCGCGTCCTGGCCAGGGGCTGGACGACGGTGGCGGGGCGTGAGCCCCGCCCGCTACCGCCCGCGAATACTGCGCAGCTCCCGCTCCATCTCGGCCAGGATCGTCGAAGTGGGCAGGTCGGTGACAGCCAGCCTCATCAGCCCTCGCACCACGGTATCGGAGAACTGCGCGAACTCGACCTCGTATCCCCTGGGCATGAAACTCACCTCAGCCTCGGCGACCGCTTCGGCGAATACCTGCATCCCGAGGGAGCTGCGGCGCAGTTCCTCGGAGACAGCGCCCTTGCGGGGGGCCGGGCTTCCGGTCAGCTCGGAGTAGGCTTGCTGGTTTTCGGGGCGAGTTAGCTGGAAGATGAACTCCCACACTAACCGCTTCTTCTCAGGGCTCAGCGACGCCGGCATAGCGATCACGTTGCTCGGGCCGGAGGGAACGTGGGCGAACGGCACGCGGGCCACCTTGACGTAAGGCCGCACCTGCGGATCTGCATCCTTCACCATCGCCGCAACCCAGGAGCCGTCGATTAGCATCGCAGCGTTGCCTGCCATGAAGTGCTTGCGCGCCGCCACGTCGTCGAGCCCTTCCGGCGTCCACCCCGACTTCACGATCCGCCGCCATAGATCGATGGTCTCTTGGACCTTCGGCGAGCTGGTCAGCTGCAGCTGTCCGTTCGCATCTGTCCAGTGGGTGCCGTTTCCGATCAGCATCCACGTGACGAACATATAGGCCGAGCTGTGCTCCGCGGTGAACACTTCAAGCCCGAACTGGTCGGTGCGCCCGTCGCCGTTCGTGTCTTTCGTGAGCGCCTGCGCGGCGGCCACAAGCTCGGAGAGGTTGGAGGGAACCCCTATCCCGGCCTCTTCGAACATCTTCTCATTGTAGTACAGGCCGTAAGCGTACCCAAGCAGCATGAGCGCATAGGTCTTGCCGTTCCACGTCAGGGCGCTCTGTAGGGGCGACCAGGCCCGCGGGATATCCGTTCCGGAAAGGTAGGGGTCGAGAGGCTCAAGCCAACCCATGTCAGCAAAACGGTAATAGTAGCGGGCGGACAGGTGCACGATGTCCGGCGGATTGTTGGCCGCAAAGCGAGTGAGCAGGGTCTGGTGATGGGCCTCGTACGGGGCAGGGATCAGCTTGATCTCCACGTTCGGGTGTTCGGCTTCGAACTGTTCGATGTTCGCCTTCCACCACTCGGCGAAGCCGGGTTCGGTGGCCTGGTAAGAGGGAAACTCGAGCACCACCTTCTCGGCAGCCACGCTTGCCGGCACCATGCCCAGCAGCAGCACGACCGCGACCGCAATACAACATCGCAAGCGAGCCGACACGAAACCTTCCCCCCGATCCGGATGGGTTGTCGGGAGCCGTTGGGTATCATAACGTAACCTTCTATTTATGTCAAGTGCTATTGTATGCTTACGATTCGTGCCAGGGTTTTCCCGGAACCGGCAAGACTCCGCCTCGAACAGCGGTACCTACGAGCCGCGAGGGTCCGGCAGGCTGGGCCACTGGTAGACATTGCCGTGGTGGTGGCTATAGGGGTACGGGAGATGGGGGAACGGGAGGTCCTGGCGTTTACCATCGGACCTGGCCGAAAGCTACGGGTCCTCCATCGAGTTTTCTGCGGACGCTGGTGCACCGGGGACTCAAAAGCGTTCCACTGGTGGTCTGCGATGGCCATAAGGGCGAAAACGGGCTGTCCACTGGGAACGCCAACCAGTTGCCTTGCACCTCCTAGGCAACACGGCAGGCTGTCTCGTGGACGTGCGCACGGTGGAGGACGCCCAGCGGGGCCGACGGCGCCGGCCAGGTCCCCGCTCGGCCCATTCAGGCCACCAGCGGGCCTCGCGCAAGAGGATGGCCCGGCCCCGTTGGTGGGCGACAACGCTCTCTCCTCCG
This genomic interval from Limnochorda sp. LNt contains the following:
- a CDS encoding DeoR/GlpR family DNA-binding transcription regulator, which translates into the protein MQAPSSRDASAAEKGSAERAKSPLFAEERHRRILELLEESQKVWVKDLSVRFGLSDVTIRQDLRALERQGLLVRTHGGAIPVTQARFDLPTSQRESKRIEHKQAIAREALRLIDDGDTIILDAGTTVLQLARLLKAKRGLTVVVNDLGHIPVLQSLQGVEIIVLGGTFQKGRGHLVGPLATRVLGELYADKAFISTTGLTPARGLTTTDLSEAEVRAAMIANSKQAIVLADSSKIGKSCFASAAPLSQVDILITDWELPEKELLSLQRTGLKVIRAQAPPWAGQLRPGPSQDTEGAI
- a CDS encoding galactitol-1-phosphate 5-dehydrogenase — translated: MKVAPGSVSVTEMEVPAPGEDEVLVRVRACGICGSDAFRLASRSPRWDNLVPGHECTGEVIDAGARFRDLTPGDPVVVIPLIPCHRCSYCAAGDYGLCESYSFIGSRRHGGMAEYLSVPAKNLVRLPEGVDLITATLVEPLSVAFHALRKAGDVSGKSVVVLGSGAIGLLTVYAARVLGACPVIATDKVGKRLRFAKLLGVDQVVDVSAAEASEVVLERTSGRGADVIVDCSGSALAQSRALRMAAKRGRIVLVGTPHEDLVLSPDLVDQVMRKELSLTGAWMSYGTPFPGLEWAQAVEYVARDQERLRSLITHRFSLEEAPQAFDLVLGRKDSFIKVVVEIGHGRGSSEGPTQGRESVNAGPVE
- a CDS encoding sugar phosphate isomerase/epimerase family protein; this encodes MSTYLYNHLPLSAALSRLAAGGVSRVEIFGGEYTHWRPDEDPEQLRALVVERRLQVTGFHLPKEEIVLASEPKYRDALDRLKRGLRVASAVGASSAVLHAGYEVADSRYGARERLVEAVAELAAAADREHLDLLLENLPRFGPAVFGHSADELLSLVEQVASPRVGICFDTGHALVNGHDPSESLKRLFPLVKSIHLSDNHGPKPDNPFASDEHLAPGDGVLDWDAFFETLGALGYSGELVLEPGAQANMSEEVVLARSIAAVESHWRRLARKGTRLL
- a CDS encoding carbohydrate ABC transporter permease, yielding MNRRTPGAYLLLLILCVVALFPIYWMVKTSLTPEGSVYRTPPSVLIQSGDLELGRYQRIWHESPVGRWLLNTMLVGIVTSLLCILVSVPAAYALSRFRFRWGIVAGYSLLVTRMMPLTLLIIPMYMIFARVGLLNKLFSIIIADLAYILPFSVWILKGFFDGIPAAVDESAEIDGCSTLRILHSIILPLSLPGIGAAVLYSFVRVWSEFLFVSTFMTSPENFTVTVGAQLYAGSLRVSWGDIMAVTTLGSLPMVALFLYLEKYFVSGLAAGAVKE
- a CDS encoding carbohydrate ABC transporter permease; this translates as MVLTGTMRWRKRGVALALLAPATLIIAAIFVYPIVVAVRMSLFDVPTYNPVMSGPASLRNYHELATSGAFWRALATTITYTVVVTASASVVGLATAVLLRAVVRGRRLFRTALALPWVIPPAIVALIWKWMFEPQSGVVNHLLHLVGATPVRWFHNPSAALVALIVTGIWHEYPFFLITVSAGLEMIPKELYEAAELDQANGWQKFWYVTLPALRPLVGVSVVLSALMSFRQYDLVAVLTGGGPAGATETLALAIYKNAFQYFRMGYASALGTVSLIISVLLVVTLLSRLAKEFY
- a CDS encoding ABC transporter substrate-binding protein — its product is MLLLGMVPASVAAEKVVLEFPSYQATEPGFAEWWKANIEQFEAEHPNVEIKLIPAPYEAHHQTLLTRFAANNPPDIVHLSARYYYRFADMGWLEPLDPYLSGTDIPRAWSPLQSALTWNGKTYALMLLGYAYGLYYNEKMFEEAGIGVPSNLSELVAAAQALTKDTNGDGRTDQFGLEVFTAEHSSAYMFVTWMLIGNGTHWTDANGQLQLTSSPKVQETIDLWRRIVKSGWTPEGLDDVAARKHFMAGNAAMLIDGSWVAAMVKDADPQVRPYVKVARVPFAHVPSGPSNVIAMPASLSPEKKRLVWEFIFQLTRPENQQAYSELTGSPAPRKGAVSEELRRSSLGMQVFAEAVAEAEVSFMPRGYEVEFAQFSDTVVRGLMRLAVTDLPTSTILAEMERELRSIRGR